One Branchiostoma floridae strain S238N-H82 chromosome 1, Bfl_VNyyK, whole genome shotgun sequence genomic region harbors:
- the LOC118419371 gene encoding neuronal acetylcholine receptor subunit alpha-9-like, which translates to MTLMSLSTAMTIFVMNVHHCGPDRRPVPRWIRRFFLDTIAPILVGEAGGRKGSVSPSGTSDTPVDITAEDTVQTVMEECELRNQKGHMSNGVVAPAMARNLPRLSFTGFDTCKSSFLSDDVLRSRNLATDPTNNAFNVLQHKSELSNIAKNVECVANYVQGRAQEWEIQGDWAKVAKVIDRIFMCIFIFVGAIISILILTKVI; encoded by the coding sequence ATGACGTTGATGTCCCTATCGACTGCAATGACCATCTTCGTCATGAACGTGCACCACTGCGGCCCTGACCGCCGCCCCGTCCCGAGATGGATCCGCCGCTTCTTCCTGGACACCATCGCACCGATCCTGGTCGGGGAAGCCGGCGGGCGGAAGGGCAGCGTGAGCCCGAGCGGCACCAGCGACACCCCGGTGGACATCACCGCCGAGGACACCGTCCAAACCGTCATGGAAGAATGCGAGCTCCGAAACCAGAAGGGGCACATGTCGAACGGGGTGGTCGCTCCTGCCATGGCACGCAATCTTCCCCGCCTCAGCTTTACCGGCTTCGACACCTGCAAGAGTTCTTTCCTCTCTGACGACGTCCTCCGATCAAGAAACCTGGCCACTGACCCAACTAATAATGCTTTCAACGTACTGCAGCACAAGTCCGAACTGtccaatattgctaagaatgtGGAGTGTGTGGCTAACTACGTACAGGGCCGAGCACAGGAGTGGGAAATACAGGGAGACTGGGCTAAGGTTGCCAAGGTGATAGATCGTATCTTCATGTGTATCTTTATCTTTGTGGGTGCCATCATCAGTATACTGATACTCACTAAGGTTATTTAG